The Rhizobium sp. SL42 genome includes a region encoding these proteins:
- a CDS encoding SDR family oxidoreductase → MDQISQRIAVVTGGSSGIGLAIVTQLLAAGYKVAFFGQNPAHVDAALSVLHRQVDCPDVLGRCTDLTEAGDVASFFADVADVWGVPDTFICNAGISPKGPEGATPFASIGMDEWNTVLSVNLTGSMLCCQAVIPSMMSNRFGRIILVGSIAGRTLPKVAGAAYVASKAGLSGLCRSLVSSCAGTGVTVNVVAPGRVLTDMAGDADSPINRAILTRIPAGRLGAPADIANAISFLASREAGFINGAILDVNGGEFAPL, encoded by the coding sequence ATGGATCAAATTTCGCAGCGTATTGCTGTCGTGACTGGTGGCAGCTCGGGCATCGGGCTTGCCATTGTCACGCAGTTGTTGGCTGCGGGATACAAGGTGGCGTTCTTTGGTCAGAACCCCGCCCATGTCGATGCAGCACTGTCTGTGCTGCATCGACAGGTCGATTGCCCCGATGTACTCGGCCGATGCACAGACCTGACTGAGGCGGGTGATGTGGCTTCCTTTTTTGCCGATGTCGCAGATGTCTGGGGAGTGCCGGACACCTTCATATGCAATGCCGGGATATCGCCGAAGGGACCAGAAGGCGCCACGCCCTTTGCAAGCATCGGGATGGACGAGTGGAATACTGTGCTATCCGTCAACTTGACCGGCAGCATGCTTTGCTGCCAGGCCGTTATTCCATCGATGATGTCGAACCGCTTCGGTCGCATCATTCTGGTCGGGTCGATCGCCGGCCGTACCCTTCCGAAAGTGGCAGGCGCCGCCTATGTCGCGTCGAAGGCTGGCCTCTCCGGACTATGCCGCTCACTTGTTTCAAGCTGCGCTGGGACTGGGGTCACCGTCAATGTGGTGGCGCCGGGACGCGTTCTGACAGACATGGCAGGCGACGCCGACAGTCCGATCAACAGGGCGATACTGACACGCATCCCCGCCGGCCGCCTTGGTGCGCCCGCCGATATAGCGAACGCGATCAGCTTCCTCGCTTCGCGTGAGGCGGGCTTCATCAATGGCGCCATTCTTGATGTGAACGGTGGCGAATTTGCCCCCCTTTGA